A window of Lacibacter sediminis contains these coding sequences:
- a CDS encoding DUF1360 domain-containing protein, protein MSDALKLLLSILATWRLSHLLAEEDGPWDIIIRIRKKLGHGFFGTLLDCFYCLSIWIAIPFAVWMSNDWITGIIQWLAISGGACILFKATTKNNST, encoded by the coding sequence ATGAGTGATGCATTGAAACTGTTGCTCTCCATCCTTGCCACATGGCGGCTCAGTCATTTACTGGCTGAAGAAGATGGGCCATGGGATATCATCATCCGCATTCGCAAAAAACTCGGGCATGGGTTCTTCGGAACCCTGCTCGATTGTTTCTATTGTCTCAGCATCTGGATTGCAATTCCATTCGCTGTTTGGATGAGTAATGATTGGATAACCGGTATCATTCAATGGCTGGCCATCAGCGGTGGAGCATGTATTCTCTTTAAAGCAACAACAAAAAATAATTCAACTTAA
- the nadB gene encoding L-aspartate oxidase, protein MQTDFLVIGSGIAGLTYAIKVAEACPDKQVLVVTKSNADETNTKYAQGGIAVVNDLENDSFDKHIEDTLIAGDGLCNEEIVEIVVKEGALRVNEIIEWGARFDKEKDGDYSLGKEGGHSEHRILHHKDVTGAEMERALLETIRRSKNITLVNHYFVVDLITQHHLGFLVTKATPDVQCYGVYALNLKTNTIEIIQAKITLLAAGGNGQVYRTTTNPVIASGDGVAMVYRAKGRIENMEFIQFHPTALYQAGQKGQAFLITEAVRGDGGILRNHKGEAFMEQYDERKDLAPRDIVARAIDSEMKISGTEHVWLDCKHMDIEKFIHHFPNIYEKCKSLGIDVTQHMIPVAPAAHYSCGGIKTDEWGRTSIKHLYAAGECASTGLHGANRLASNSLLEAMVFAHRSYMDAVDKIKLLNAEQPALPDWNAKGTSQPKEMILITQSLKELQQVMSDYVGIVRNDKRLQRAMRRLDLLWEETEDLYRSSSISPQIMELRNMITVGYLITKGASFRKESRGLHFNTDYPAKNPLLQNIVL, encoded by the coding sequence ATGCAAACAGATTTTCTCGTTATAGGATCGGGCATAGCAGGATTAACATATGCCATTAAAGTTGCGGAAGCCTGTCCGGATAAACAGGTGTTGGTCGTAACCAAATCAAATGCTGATGAAACCAATACCAAGTATGCACAAGGTGGTATAGCTGTTGTTAACGACCTTGAGAATGATAGTTTCGATAAACATATTGAAGATACGCTGATCGCCGGTGATGGGTTGTGTAATGAAGAGATTGTGGAGATCGTGGTGAAAGAAGGTGCTTTGCGTGTAAATGAAATTATTGAATGGGGTGCACGGTTCGATAAAGAAAAAGATGGCGACTATTCTTTGGGAAAAGAAGGCGGGCACAGTGAGCACCGCATTCTTCATCATAAAGATGTAACAGGTGCTGAAATGGAGAGGGCGTTACTTGAAACCATTCGCCGGAGTAAGAACATTACTTTAGTGAATCATTATTTTGTTGTTGATCTTATCACGCAGCATCATCTTGGTTTTCTTGTAACGAAAGCAACCCCGGATGTGCAGTGTTATGGTGTGTATGCGTTGAACCTGAAAACGAATACGATTGAGATCATCCAGGCAAAGATCACGTTGTTGGCTGCCGGCGGAAATGGACAGGTTTACCGAACAACAACCAATCCTGTTATAGCAAGTGGCGATGGTGTAGCAATGGTTTACCGTGCAAAGGGCCGCATTGAAAATATGGAGTTCATCCAGTTTCATCCAACAGCTTTATACCAGGCGGGGCAAAAAGGACAGGCGTTTTTAATTACAGAAGCAGTGCGTGGTGATGGAGGTATTCTTCGTAATCACAAAGGCGAAGCGTTCATGGAGCAATATGATGAACGTAAAGATCTTGCTCCCCGTGATATTGTTGCAAGAGCCATCGATAGTGAAATGAAGATCAGTGGTACCGAACATGTGTGGCTTGATTGTAAGCATATGGATATTGAGAAGTTCATTCATCACTTCCCGAATATTTATGAAAAATGTAAAAGTCTTGGGATTGATGTAACTCAACATATGATTCCTGTTGCTCCTGCTGCGCATTACAGTTGCGGCGGTATTAAAACAGATGAGTGGGGGCGTACATCCATTAAACATTTATATGCAGCCGGCGAATGTGCAAGCACAGGGTTGCATGGTGCAAATCGTTTAGCCAGTAATTCATTATTAGAAGCAATGGTGTTTGCTCACCGTAGTTATATGGATGCGGTTGATAAGATCAAATTATTAAATGCTGAACAACCTGCATTGCCTGACTGGAATGCAAAAGGAACAAGTCAGCCCAAAGAGATGATCCTCATTACGCAAAGCTTAAAAGAACTGCAACAGGTGATGAGTGACTATGTTGGTATTGTGCGTAACGATAAACGTTTGCAACGGGCCATGCGCCGTTTAGATCTGTTGTGGGAAGAAACGGAAGATCTGTACCGAAGCAGTTCAATTTCGCCGCAGATCATGGAACTGCGTAACATGATCACAGTTGGTTATCTTATTACAAAAGGGGCATCGTTCCGGAAGGAGAGCAGGGGATTGCATTTCAATACCGATTATCCTGCTAAAAACCCATTACTTCAGAACATTGTATTGTAG
- a CDS encoding class D beta-lactamase, with amino-acid sequence MRFVPVLFFFVVLFNSCSINNFSIDNDLKQYFDKYKATGSFALFDNAQAQFTIFDSANFRKRYTPASTFKIVNSLIGLETGKIFDEKMVIKWDGVERERTELNKDMTMEEAFKVSSVPYYQEVARRIGKDTMQFWIDTLQYGNKNIGSAVDSFWLNNTIKISPDEQLGLVKRLYFEQLPFQKRTQQIVRKVMMQEDNSLYKLAYKTGWGFDEKGENIGWIVGWIEENRHPYFFVLLVQSPEKNYNMRNNRLALLKDILKHYDFMQGKK; translated from the coding sequence ATGCGGTTTGTACCAGTTTTGTTCTTCTTTGTTGTGCTTTTTAACTCCTGCTCCATCAATAATTTTTCGATTGATAACGACCTCAAACAATACTTCGATAAGTACAAAGCAACAGGTTCTTTCGCTTTGTTTGATAATGCACAGGCACAGTTCACCATTTTTGATTCGGCCAACTTCAGAAAACGTTATACGCCTGCTTCCACGTTTAAAATTGTGAATTCTCTCATTGGTTTAGAGACGGGGAAGATCTTTGATGAAAAGATGGTGATCAAGTGGGATGGAGTGGAGAGAGAACGAACAGAATTGAATAAGGATATGACGATGGAAGAAGCTTTTAAAGTTTCATCCGTTCCATATTACCAGGAAGTAGCCCGCAGAATTGGTAAGGATACCATGCAATTCTGGATCGATACATTACAGTATGGAAACAAAAATATAGGCAGTGCTGTTGATTCTTTTTGGTTGAACAATACTATCAAAATTTCACCCGATGAGCAACTGGGTTTGGTGAAGCGCTTGTATTTTGAACAACTTCCTTTTCAGAAGCGTACCCAGCAGATCGTTCGCAAAGTAATGATGCAGGAAGATAATTCACTGTACAAACTCGCTTACAAAACCGGTTGGGGTTTTGACGAAAAAGGAGAGAACATCGGCTGGATCGTTGGCTGGATCGAGGAGAACCGTCACCCATACTTTTTTGTATTGCTGGTTCAATCACCTGAGAAAAACTACAACATGCGTAACAACCGTCTTGCATTGCTGAAAGATATTCTGAAACATTACGATTTTATGCAAGGGAAGAAGTAA
- the ispG gene encoding (E)-4-hydroxy-3-methylbut-2-enyl-diphosphate synthase, with amino-acid sequence MHLYSASLTDYKRLATKEVKIGDLLLGNIHPIRLQTMTTTDTMDTIATVEQSIRCIEAGAELVRITAPSKKEAENLQNIKDELRKRGYNTPLVADIHFTPNAAEIAARIVEKVRVNPGNYVDKKKFEQIEYTDSEYLEEIDRIRERFTPLVKICKEYGTAMRIGTNHGSLSDRIMSRYGDTAIGMVESAMEFLRIARAESFHNIMLSMKSSNPQVMVQAYRMLINHMMDEFNECYPLHLGVTEAGDGEDGRVKSAAGIGTLLEDGIGDTVRVSLTEDPEFEIPVCRDLVKRYQQTEKPTTKIPAISTSGLPYSPFEYKRRESFAVSNIGGKQVPVVIADLSKLDSITPKELERVGYKYDEGTDKWSIGDMAADYIFIANQRLNFELPGTLKVIVYPETWKASAATVAGEQKYFPIFADSGFAEAEVKNEEMNFVMIDCYNDDTALNDYTYLDVLANDPTVVLCLSSTNKNAMQSVRRMFIELMNRKIKNPVALMTDSNWQTADEHLIHYSTECGALLLDGMGDGICLGMSTKSYSLQAANYSQNTAGRNYLSNQSPEQFINNTAFSILQATRTRISKTEYISCPSCGRTLFDLQETTAKIRSVTNHLKGVKIAIMGCIVNGPGEMADADFGYVGSGPGKITLYKGKEVVKRSVDSEVAVDELINLLKENNAWVEPA; translated from the coding sequence ATGCATTTATATTCTGCTTCCTTAACTGATTATAAAAGACTGGCAACAAAAGAAGTAAAGATCGGCGATCTGCTGCTGGGTAATATCCATCCCATCCGTTTGCAAACGATGACTACGACCGATACAATGGATACTATTGCCACGGTAGAACAAAGCATCCGCTGTATTGAAGCCGGTGCCGAGTTGGTGCGTATTACAGCACCTTCAAAAAAAGAAGCAGAGAATTTACAGAACATCAAAGATGAATTACGCAAAAGAGGCTACAACACACCGTTAGTAGCCGATATCCATTTTACACCAAACGCTGCCGAGATCGCTGCACGAATTGTTGAGAAAGTACGTGTGAATCCCGGTAACTATGTTGATAAGAAAAAGTTTGAACAGATCGAATATACTGATTCGGAATACCTGGAAGAGATCGATCGCATCCGTGAACGTTTTACTCCGTTGGTGAAAATTTGTAAAGAGTATGGAACGGCCATGCGCATTGGTACCAATCATGGTTCATTGAGCGATCGTATCATGAGCCGCTATGGTGATACTGCAATTGGTATGGTGGAAAGCGCTATGGAATTCTTGCGCATTGCACGTGCAGAAAGTTTTCACAATATCATGCTCAGCATGAAGAGCAGTAATCCGCAGGTGATGGTGCAGGCCTATCGTATGCTCATCAATCACATGATGGATGAGTTCAATGAATGTTATCCGTTACATCTGGGCGTTACCGAAGCAGGTGATGGTGAAGATGGCCGTGTAAAAAGCGCTGCAGGTATTGGTACATTACTCGAGGATGGTATTGGCGATACTGTGCGTGTAAGCTTAACTGAAGACCCCGAGTTTGAAATACCGGTTTGCAGAGACCTGGTGAAACGATATCAGCAAACTGAAAAACCAACAACAAAAATTCCGGCTATTTCCACTTCCGGATTACCTTATTCTCCTTTTGAGTACAAACGCAGGGAAAGTTTTGCAGTAAGCAATATTGGTGGTAAACAAGTGCCTGTTGTTATTGCTGATCTCAGTAAGCTTGATTCCATCACACCTAAAGAATTAGAGCGTGTGGGTTATAAATATGATGAAGGAACAGATAAGTGGAGCATAGGTGATATGGCAGCCGATTATATTTTCATTGCTAATCAAAGATTGAATTTTGAATTGCCGGGTACATTGAAAGTGATTGTTTATCCTGAAACATGGAAAGCATCTGCTGCAACCGTGGCAGGCGAACAGAAATACTTTCCCATTTTTGCTGATAGTGGTTTTGCTGAAGCAGAAGTGAAAAATGAGGAGATGAATTTCGTTATGATCGATTGTTATAATGATGACACAGCCCTCAACGATTATACCTATCTCGATGTATTGGCAAATGATCCAACTGTTGTATTGTGTTTAAGCAGTACGAATAAAAATGCGATGCAAAGTGTGCGTCGTATGTTTATAGAATTGATGAACCGTAAGATCAAAAATCCGGTTGCATTAATGACAGACAGTAACTGGCAAACGGCTGATGAACATCTCATTCATTATTCAACAGAGTGCGGCGCTTTACTGCTCGATGGTATGGGCGATGGTATCTGTTTAGGAATGAGTACAAAAAGTTATTCATTACAAGCTGCGAACTATTCGCAGAATACGGCCGGCAGAAATTATTTAAGCAACCAATCACCTGAACAATTCATCAATAACACGGCTTTCAGTATTTTGCAGGCAACACGTACACGTATTTCCAAAACAGAGTATATTTCATGCCCGAGTTGTGGAAGAACATTGTTCGATCTGCAGGAAACAACTGCTAAGATCCGTTCGGTGACCAATCATTTAAAGGGAGTGAAGATCGCTATCATGGGATGTATTGTAAATGGTCCCGGTGAAATGGCTGATGCTGATTTTGGTTACGTAGGTAGTGGTCCCGGAAAGATCACATTATACAAAGGAAAAGAAGTGGTGAAGCGCAGTGTGGATAGTGAGGTGGCAGTAGATGAACTCATTAATTTATTAAAAGAAAATAATGCCTGGGTTGAACCGGCATAA
- a CDS encoding VWA domain-containing protein has translation MFSFAHIEYLLLLVVLIPVVLLFVLNKRWKKKTKKKIGDEQLVNLLTANHSTKKFAAKFYVILAAIALTAVGAANLRTAGKAENVNRKGRDIIIAMDVSKSMLADDVKPTRLDKAKQFINKLLDQLPDDRVGLIWFAGKAYLPMPLTADQGAAKLYVQSAAPDAVPTQGTVIGEAMRLAAESFPQESKRYKVLLLITDGEDHDEAAENMARELKDKGILLLSIGLGTAEGSPITDPETKEFKKDNLGQTIVSKLNEPLLRQLAAVNGGLYGNLENTDEMLKEVTTIINQLEKKGVEGEVSNTNYNNYFFWFLTAALLLLILELFIHERKKA, from the coding sequence TTGTTTTCCTTCGCACATATCGAATATTTACTGTTGCTGGTAGTACTTATACCAGTGGTTCTTTTGTTTGTACTCAACAAGCGTTGGAAAAAGAAAACAAAAAAGAAAATCGGTGACGAGCAGTTGGTGAATCTTTTAACTGCCAATCACTCCACGAAAAAATTTGCAGCGAAATTTTATGTTATTCTTGCCGCCATTGCATTAACAGCAGTTGGTGCAGCCAATCTTCGGACTGCCGGTAAAGCAGAAAATGTAAATCGTAAGGGAAGGGATATCATCATTGCAATGGATGTGAGTAAAAGTATGCTGGCCGATGATGTGAAGCCAACCCGTTTGGATAAAGCAAAACAATTCATCAATAAACTTCTTGATCAATTACCGGATGATCGTGTAGGGCTCATCTGGTTTGCAGGTAAAGCTTATTTGCCCATGCCGTTAACAGCAGATCAGGGTGCTGCTAAATTATATGTGCAATCGGCTGCTCCCGATGCAGTGCCAACGCAGGGAACTGTTATTGGTGAAGCAATGCGCCTGGCAGCTGAAAGTTTTCCGCAGGAAAGCAAGCGTTACAAAGTGCTGCTGTTGATCACTGATGGTGAAGATCATGATGAAGCGGCAGAGAACATGGCTCGTGAACTGAAAGACAAGGGAATTTTATTGCTCAGCATTGGTTTAGGCACTGCAGAGGGTTCGCCCATCACCGATCCCGAAACAAAAGAATTCAAGAAGGATAATCTTGGTCAGACTATTGTATCGAAATTGAATGAACCATTGCTTCGTCAACTGGCAGCAGTGAATGGTGGGTTATACGGTAATCTGGAAAATACAGATGAGATGTTAAAAGAAGTTACCACCATCATCAATCAACTTGAAAAGAAAGGTGTTGAAGGTGAGGTGAGTAATACAAACTACAACAACTACTTCTTCTGGTTTTTGACGGCAGCATTATTGCTGTTAATTCTTGAACTTTTTATTCATGAACGTAAAAAAGCATGA
- a CDS encoding tetratricopeptide repeat protein, producing the protein MKIFLTILVLFAALLTHAQEGEVMKGNRYYKEGNYDKAEEAYQKALSKKENLIARYNLGNTLYKKESIDDAVKSFDGVISATDDPELKTKALYNKGVLLHKGNRLTEAIDAYKQALRLNPDDEEVRKNLQLALQQKKQQEPKQEQKKEQKEQKQKQEKKKEEPKPQQPKPQKSKLTKKQAEQYLKALEQKERELQEKVRKKTAVPNQPEKDW; encoded by the coding sequence ATGAAGATTTTCTTAACCATATTGGTTTTATTTGCTGCATTGCTTACCCACGCACAGGAAGGGGAAGTAATGAAAGGCAACCGTTATTACAAAGAAGGGAATTATGATAAAGCCGAGGAAGCTTACCAAAAAGCTTTGAGCAAAAAAGAAAACCTGATTGCCCGTTATAATCTCGGTAACACGCTTTATAAAAAAGAAAGCATTGATGATGCGGTAAAATCATTTGATGGAGTGATCAGCGCCACCGATGATCCTGAATTGAAAACAAAAGCACTTTACAACAAAGGTGTTTTATTACACAAAGGCAACCGTTTAACTGAAGCGATTGATGCATACAAACAGGCTTTACGTTTAAACCCCGACGATGAAGAGGTAAGAAAAAATCTGCAACTGGCACTTCAACAGAAAAAACAGCAGGAGCCTAAACAGGAGCAGAAGAAAGAACAGAAGGAGCAAAAGCAGAAACAGGAAAAAAAGAAAGAAGAGCCTAAACCACAACAACCCAAGCCTCAAAAAAGCAAGCTTACCAAGAAGCAGGCTGAGCAATACCTCAAGGCACTTGAGCAAAAAGAGCGTGAATTACAGGAAAAAGTGCGGAAAAAGACCGCTGTTCCCAACCAGCCGGAGAAAGACTGGTAA